A stretch of the Gimesia chilikensis genome encodes the following:
- a CDS encoding biotin--[acetyl-CoA-carboxylase] ligase produces MLPFTAEDLKAVRTETFIEHLDYFESLASTNSWALNTHCTPSPAARDTSLPALVLTGNQTAGRGRGNNAWWSTEGGLTFSLVVDASQLGIPLQQQPLIALATGLAVCETLEKQAPEHRLQLKWPNDVFLAGKKVCGILVETSASQPGLVVIGVGVNLNNSFLSAEAELQSRGTSLYETTGQKFPLSSTLIDLINAIENRLYDVAGDRGELMPAWRQYCLLTGRDIRINTGREVREGTCLEVDDEGYLILQTETGRERIISGTIEHF; encoded by the coding sequence ATGCTGCCGTTCACTGCCGAGGATCTGAAAGCTGTTCGAACGGAAACGTTCATCGAACACCTCGATTATTTCGAGAGCCTCGCTTCCACCAATTCCTGGGCCCTGAATACGCACTGCACACCCTCCCCGGCCGCACGCGATACCAGCCTGCCTGCCCTCGTACTCACCGGCAATCAAACCGCCGGCCGTGGTCGAGGCAACAATGCCTGGTGGTCCACTGAAGGAGGACTCACATTCTCCCTCGTCGTCGATGCCAGCCAGCTCGGCATCCCGCTCCAGCAGCAACCCCTGATTGCGTTGGCGACCGGCCTGGCCGTTTGTGAAACACTCGAGAAGCAGGCCCCCGAACATCGGCTCCAGTTGAAATGGCCTAACGATGTCTTCCTCGCAGGCAAAAAGGTCTGCGGCATTCTCGTCGAAACCTCCGCCAGTCAGCCCGGCCTCGTGGTCATCGGCGTGGGCGTCAATCTCAATAACTCGTTCCTCTCCGCTGAAGCCGAACTGCAGTCGCGAGGAACCTCGCTCTACGAAACGACCGGACAGAAGTTCCCGCTCTCCTCCACGCTGATTGACCTCATCAACGCCATCGAAAACCGGCTCTACGATGTCGCGGGAGACCGCGGCGAACTCATGCCCGCCTGGCGACAATACTGCCTGCTCACCGGCAGGGACATTCGCATCAACACCGGACGCGAAGTCCGGGAAGGCACCTGCCTCGAAGTTGACGACGAAGGTTACCTGATCCTGCAGACCGAGACCGGCCGCGAACGTATTATCAGCGGCACCATCGAACACTTTTAA
- a CDS encoding DUF2062 domain-containing protein — MSSAKPAWTLNPRVLLRSILMLDDSAHSIALGTAIGMFIALTPTVGIQMLMVVCVAFLTRPLFRFNQVASLITVYISNPLTIVPIYWFDYKVGTLFVGGSLTQKDFARILEFEGFSGWWETVKQLLLEVGSPLIIGSLVVGTFFGLITYPIMLRLLKHLRRSKSTDGPEDAAEQSVRPAQPIDSEQSMKSVHLHSS, encoded by the coding sequence ATGTCATCTGCCAAACCAGCCTGGACCCTGAACCCGCGAGTGCTCTTGCGCTCGATCCTCATGCTGGATGACAGTGCCCACTCGATTGCCCTGGGAACCGCGATCGGAATGTTTATCGCGTTGACGCCGACGGTGGGCATTCAGATGCTGATGGTGGTCTGTGTCGCATTTCTGACGCGTCCGCTGTTCCGGTTCAACCAGGTCGCGTCGCTGATTACCGTCTACATTTCGAATCCGCTGACCATCGTACCGATCTACTGGTTTGACTATAAGGTGGGTACGTTGTTCGTAGGTGGTTCACTGACGCAGAAGGACTTCGCCCGGATTCTGGAGTTCGAGGGATTCAGCGGCTGGTGGGAAACGGTGAAGCAGCTGCTGCTGGAAGTCGGGTCGCCGTTGATTATCGGCTCGCTGGTGGTCGGCACGTTCTTCGGCCTGATAACCTACCCCATTATGCTGCGACTGCTGAAACACCTGCGTCGTTCCAAATCGACCGACGGCCCGGAAGACGCGGCCGAACAGAGTGTGCGTCCCGCCCAGCCGATCGACTCGGAACAGAGCATGAAATCTGTGCATCTGCATTCCAGTTAG
- a CDS encoding carbohydrate kinase family protein, which translates to MSSPRYDCLCAGIIVADHVCKAIDHMPRPGELVLTDEMSLTIGGCASNVAADLARLDRRAAIAGIVGQDVFGQYVEESLAASGVHCEYIMKSETLPTSGSFVINVQGEDRRFIHSVAANSLFTGETVTEEQIRSCRILYLGGYCLSEELSPENVARMFEVAREAGVITVLDVVTPKAADYWSMLKPVLPLSDYFLPNNDEGELITGETDPLKQAEAFREAGANSVIITCGGQGSLLLDAERSLRSEIYPVDLVDGTGSGDAFVAGFIHGLLEEASPEDCLRYGSALGHSCVRATGATAGIFTRSELNQFVSAHELRVETL; encoded by the coding sequence ATGTCGTCTCCCAGGTATGACTGTTTGTGTGCGGGGATCATCGTCGCAGACCATGTGTGCAAGGCCATCGACCATATGCCCCGTCCGGGCGAGCTGGTGCTGACGGACGAAATGAGTCTGACGATTGGCGGCTGTGCATCGAACGTCGCTGCGGACCTGGCACGACTGGATCGCCGGGCTGCGATCGCCGGGATTGTGGGGCAGGACGTTTTCGGACAGTATGTCGAAGAGAGCCTGGCTGCTTCGGGCGTGCACTGCGAGTACATCATGAAGTCGGAAACGCTGCCGACCAGCGGTTCGTTCGTGATTAATGTGCAGGGTGAGGACCGCCGATTTATTCATTCGGTCGCTGCGAACTCTCTGTTTACCGGCGAGACAGTCACGGAGGAGCAGATTCGCTCCTGTCGCATCCTGTACCTGGGAGGTTACTGTCTGTCGGAAGAGCTTTCGCCCGAGAATGTCGCCCGGATGTTCGAGGTGGCCCGGGAAGCGGGAGTGATTACGGTGCTGGATGTGGTGACGCCGAAGGCTGCGGATTACTGGTCGATGCTGAAGCCGGTTCTGCCGTTAAGCGATTATTTCCTGCCTAATAATGATGAGGGGGAACTGATCACGGGAGAGACAGACCCGCTGAAACAGGCCGAGGCGTTCCGGGAAGCGGGAGCGAACTCGGTGATCATCACCTGTGGCGGCCAGGGGAGTCTGCTGCTGGATGCCGAGCGTTCGCTGCGTTCAGAGATTTATCCGGTCGACCTGGTGGATGGGACAGGGAGCGGAGACGCGTTTGTCGCCGGTTTCATTCACGGGCTTCTGGAAGAGGCGAGCCCGGAAGACTGCCTGCGTTATGGATCGGCGCTGGGGCACAGCTGTGTGCGTGCCACCGGCGCGACCGCGGGCATCTTCACACGCAGCGAGCTGAACCAGTTCGTGTCGGCGCATGAACTGCGTGTGGAAACCCTGTAA
- the folP gene encoding dihydropteroate synthase, giving the protein MGILNVTPDSFSDGGEVTDRDAAVKKGLRLIEQGADILDIGGESTRPGSDPVPLEEELRRVVPVVEQLANQTDVPISVDTTKAEVARQSLAAGAAIINDISGLTFDPEMIPLAAETGAGVICMHIQGTPQTMQDNPTYDDVVVDLKNWFEERLQELLSAGIEPGSIVLDPGIGFGKTAEHNLQILSHIREFQDLGYPILIGHSRKRFLSKLLGRDVEERLAGTVGVSIALASQAVEIIRLHDVEANRDAISAWKAVTSRVT; this is encoded by the coding sequence ATGGGCATTCTTAACGTCACCCCCGACAGTTTTTCGGATGGAGGAGAGGTTACGGATCGGGACGCAGCCGTCAAGAAGGGCTTACGTCTTATCGAACAGGGCGCGGATATTTTAGACATTGGTGGCGAATCGACCCGTCCCGGCTCTGATCCCGTTCCCCTGGAAGAAGAACTCCGCCGCGTTGTACCCGTCGTTGAACAGCTCGCGAACCAGACCGACGTCCCGATTTCCGTCGATACCACCAAAGCGGAAGTCGCCCGTCAGTCGCTCGCAGCCGGCGCTGCGATCATCAACGATATCTCCGGCCTCACCTTTGATCCGGAGATGATCCCCCTGGCTGCCGAAACCGGCGCGGGAGTAATCTGCATGCACATCCAGGGAACTCCCCAGACCATGCAGGACAACCCGACCTATGACGATGTCGTCGTCGATCTGAAAAACTGGTTCGAGGAACGCTTACAGGAACTGCTCTCGGCGGGAATCGAACCCGGCAGTATCGTCCTCGACCCGGGTATTGGATTTGGAAAAACCGCCGAACACAACCTGCAGATTCTCTCCCACATCCGCGAATTCCAGGATCTGGGTTATCCGATACTCATCGGTCATTCCCGCAAACGCTTTCTGTCGAAGCTGCTGGGGCGCGATGTTGAAGAGCGTCTGGCAGGTACGGTCGGCGTTTCTATCGCCCTGGCCAGTCAGGCTGTCGAAATTATTCGCCTGCACGACGTCGAAGCCAACCGCGATGCGATCTCGGCCTGGAAAGCAGTCACCAGCCGCGTTACCTGA
- a CDS encoding STAS domain-containing protein, whose product MVENLEIFDVEQAAPNLVVTPLGSTLQFQYSNVQVEANKVLRLFDAPEIKNVIIDLSRVDYLDSIIIGSLIRLLQRARQTGGQAVFCNACENMQNILKCIKIGSLWPLFDTRDEAIAAVTPSA is encoded by the coding sequence ATGGTAGAAAATCTGGAAATCTTCGATGTTGAACAGGCTGCCCCCAATCTGGTAGTCACTCCCCTCGGATCGACCCTGCAGTTCCAGTACAGCAACGTTCAGGTCGAAGCCAACAAGGTGCTCAGGCTCTTTGACGCCCCCGAGATCAAAAATGTCATCATTGACCTCTCCCGCGTCGACTATCTCGATTCGATTATCATCGGCTCGCTGATCCGCCTCCTGCAACGGGCCCGGCAGACAGGTGGTCAGGCCGTCTTCTGTAATGCCTGCGAGAACATGCAGAATATTCTTAAGTGCATCAAAATTGGCAGCCTCTGGCCGCTGTTCGATACCCGGGACGAAGCGATTGCCGCTGTCACTCCCTCTGCGTAA
- a CDS encoding SGNH/GDSL hydrolase family protein, with amino-acid sequence MNIKLGTHTLILSLCSMLAFYAVARAADQPAHNFDRWEKSIAQFEKQDKDQGIQEDGILFVGSSSIRMWDLKKYFTELPVINRGFGGSEIVDSTHFADRIILKHKPKVIFLYAGDNDIARGRTAKEVAGDFKQFVSVVHKALPETRIVFIAVKPSLSRWKLAGTMQEANKLIKKQCEKHDYLAFADVWDPMLGEDGKPRPELFKKDGLHMEHAGYLIWKKAVEPYFPQN; translated from the coding sequence ATGAACATCAAACTTGGAACCCACACACTCATTCTCTCCCTCTGCTCGATGCTGGCGTTTTACGCCGTCGCCCGGGCTGCGGATCAGCCTGCTCACAATTTCGACCGCTGGGAAAAGTCCATCGCCCAGTTTGAGAAACAGGACAAAGATCAAGGCATTCAGGAAGACGGTATCCTGTTTGTCGGTTCTTCCAGCATTCGCATGTGGGATCTGAAGAAGTACTTCACTGAACTTCCCGTTATCAATCGTGGCTTCGGCGGATCTGAAATCGTTGACTCCACCCACTTCGCCGATCGAATCATTCTCAAACACAAGCCCAAAGTCATCTTCCTCTACGCCGGTGATAACGACATCGCCCGCGGTCGCACTGCGAAAGAGGTCGCCGGCGACTTCAAGCAGTTCGTCTCCGTCGTCCATAAAGCCCTGCCCGAGACCCGCATTGTCTTCATCGCCGTCAAACCCAGTCTCAGTCGCTGGAAACTGGCCGGCACCATGCAGGAAGCCAACAAGCTGATCAAAAAACAGTGCGAAAAACACGACTATCTGGCGTTCGCCGATGTCTGGGATCCAATGCTGGGCGAAGACGGCAAACCCCGTCCCGAGCTCTTCAAAAAAGATGGCCTGCACATGGAACACGCAGGCTACCTCATCTGGAAGAAAGCGGTCGAACCCTATTTCCCCCAGAATTGA
- a CDS encoding D-2-hydroxyacid dehydrogenase gives MKKLLIYPAIDARRLTRLESISNELEVVNAQNLDEALTEIRDTHAFFGKITPELLAAAEKLEWVQSPTASLEHYIFPELADHPCQLTNMRGLFYDVIADHVLGFVLCFARNLHRYIRQQSHAVWQPIGGTAGKPDFVTGPGQVSEVDRSHMHLSDCTLGVVGTGSIGSEVCHRAAAFGMRVCAIDPLIREVPGAVDEVWDLDRLKDLLTISDFVVIAAPHTPQTEKLFRTPQFQQMKNSGYLINIGRGAIVDLQDLTIALQKGDIAGAGLDVFEVEPLPADHPLWQMENVIITPHIAAASTRVPERHLETLLENIRCFINGQPFITLANKQLWF, from the coding sequence ATGAAAAAACTTCTCATCTATCCCGCCATCGACGCCAGACGACTCACCCGCCTCGAGAGCATCTCGAACGAACTCGAAGTCGTCAACGCGCAGAATCTGGATGAAGCGCTGACCGAAATCAGAGACACCCACGCCTTCTTCGGCAAGATCACTCCCGAACTGCTGGCCGCGGCTGAAAAACTGGAATGGGTGCAGTCCCCCACTGCCAGCCTGGAACACTACATTTTTCCGGAACTGGCCGACCACCCCTGCCAGCTCACAAACATGCGCGGCCTGTTCTACGATGTCATCGCCGATCACGTGCTCGGCTTCGTGCTCTGCTTCGCCCGCAACCTGCATCGCTACATTCGTCAACAGTCCCACGCGGTCTGGCAACCCATCGGCGGTACCGCGGGAAAACCCGACTTCGTCACCGGACCGGGACAGGTCAGCGAAGTCGATCGCAGCCACATGCACCTCTCGGACTGTACCCTCGGCGTGGTCGGTACCGGCTCGATCGGTTCCGAAGTCTGTCACCGTGCAGCCGCCTTCGGCATGCGGGTCTGCGCCATCGATCCCCTCATCCGTGAGGTTCCCGGCGCCGTCGATGAAGTCTGGGACCTTGATCGACTCAAAGACCTGCTCACCATCAGCGACTTCGTCGTCATCGCAGCGCCGCATACTCCCCAGACCGAAAAACTGTTCCGCACGCCCCAGTTCCAGCAGATGAAGAACTCCGGCTACCTGATCAACATCGGCCGCGGCGCCATCGTCGATCTGCAGGATCTGACCATCGCACTGCAGAAAGGCGACATCGCCGGCGCCGGTCTGGATGTTTTCGAAGTCGAACCCCTGCCCGCAGACCATCCGCTCTGGCAGATGGAGAACGTGATCATTACCCCGCACATCGCCGCCGCTTCGACGCGTGTCCCCGAAAGGCACCTGGAAACCCTGCTGGAGAACATCCGCTGTTTCATCAACGGCCAGCCCTTCATCACCCTGGCCAACAAACAGCTCTGGTTCTGA